The segment gtagggttagggaggacaaCTATGTATACgtaaagacatgaaaaaatgtgtttttcataagaTCCCTTTATTTTTGTGACAAGCATGACTATCAACCTTAAGTTCACAAATTGTCTTCATAGTGCTTTTTGGTGACAGAAGTGTTATCCCTTTATAGCACATGCATTAAAATGTCTACTTAAAAGCAAGAGCCTGTTTaatcagctgcttcttctcagCAGAGAGATTCTCAGGGAACTGGATGTCAAAGGTAATGATGAGATCTCCTCTCTGGGAACAGTCTTGAGACAGCGGCATTCCCTCTCCAGTTACTATCTTTTTGTACGCAGGGCTGAtgttttatgacaaaaaaaataaaaaagtaaatgataAGTGATGCAGAAACCAGCCAAAATGCATCCTTAAACCGGTTCCACATCCCAGGTGGAAAGTACTCACTGCACAATGTCATTGATGGGAACATTGAGCCGCTTGCCATCTAGTGTCTTCACATCCACAGAGAACCCCGTCAAAGCCTGTGAGAAAGAATGTTGATTCTACCCACATGACATTTTAAAGAGTCCATCTAATTATTCTGGCTCTTATTAACATGACTCACCTTCTCCAGAGAGATCTGGGCCTTAAGGATCAGGTCATTGGCTTGCCTAACAAACACAGGATGACTCTTCTGCCGTATTATAAACACAATATCTGCAGGGATGTTGTTTGGCCCCTACAGATATAAGTTGGTAGTAGAGATAATTTGTTAAtaatgaacatacagtatggcACATATGTTCCACAGGCAAAAACAGAGTACAGAAAAACTTGCTGCCACCACCTACTGGTGACTGGCAGTAGAAGAATAACCCTTATAAAGGAATTATTAAAGGCACCgtgttatgtttttttaattcttgtcattcagctgccaaatGTCcaactatactgtatttgaaatatctCTCCCCAAAGTGATCCACGGTCTTCAATAacttttgattgaatattgataaaatcccTTCCGCCCCGAAACGCTTGGTGTTCATGGGCCGTGGCTCTGAGCTCCCTATCTCCACTGTCCCTGGGCGCTGTCCCTAGTTTCCCTATTCTGCATTCACTAACCTACAGTGAGTAAAATGCAGGGGTATTGCATCCTGTAATGAATACAGAGTCACTTCTGTCTCATTCAGATTACCAGTTTGGCATCGACTTCTTACGACACAACTGGAGCAGGGGAAGTTCCTGATAATCCtggtttgtgtgcgtgtgcgtgtgtgtgtgtgtgtgtgtgtgtgtgtgtgtgtgtgtgtgtgtgtgttaacgtaTCCAGCCTgtgtctctcacaaggctgggaatgagtgataatttcccctcttgatttctgcctggattatttcacatgcaggttTTATGCCAGTTGaacgtaacccttgactggtgacagtgagtatctgttaggctgtaaataaagtctgaggctgtttgtttatgagcgGTGTGGTTACATGCAGCTGTGTTCACTATGACGATGAGGGTCCACCctttagcagacacacacacacacacacacacacgactgataTTAGCTCAAAAGTACTGTAATACAATTTTCAGGTACCACTTGCACCAGGTTAAGGCCATATTTTTTactgaaactgaaaaatgttACACGTTTAACTTTATTCTGACTAATTAACGGCCTTCTCCAATCAGTACATAGACACCtaaatgtgtatatgtgtcattGTAGTGGATAGTGTTTTAACTGGGACGTATACCTGGTCTCCCTCTTTGGGGAAAGTAATTCTTGTGCCTTCCTCCCACCCAGGTTTTACATTTATAGTTAGGATCTTGTCTTTGATGCTTGATGTATGTCCATCGTCATTCATAACCTATTTAAAAAGGCAAAAATGCATGACTGTAATTCAATATGTGTTGGTTGAGTGTTCATGAACAGTTCTTTGTCCAAACTAGGTGTACAGATTTACTCCAAATTCACTCAAAGCCTCTCACAAAAAGGAGCTCTTACCCTACGAGATATTTTAATCTTTCGGATGCATCCATGGAAAAGATCATCTAAGGACAGGTGAAGGTCTCTCTCTATATGAGTATCTtgcatcttcatctcctctggaCGCAGGCCACCAAAATGAAGTGGTGCATCATTTGTAACAAAAGCTACAAAAAGAAGGGCATATAGTTCACACAGTTGCTATCAAAATTGACTGCGCATTCACGATATATTAATTTATCTCACCTGCAAATGGATTGTCACCTCCAAAAAACTGCTTGAATGTTTTTTCTGGGTTCCCATGGTAGATATATCTGGATGACCAAGCCCCACTGCTGCCATACTCAGGTGGGGTACCACCTTTGAGACCCTCCTCGCCAAATTTGTCATAAATAGCCTTTTTTTGAGCTGTCACAAAGAACACAAATACTGCCATAGACCCACACACCCACAGTCTCCATGTAAAAAGTTGGTCAAATGATGCTTTTAAGTAAAATGCATACACCCTTCAGTCTTGACTACTGCATGCATTGAATACGAGTTAATTATGTACATTCTGTTTCAAACGTTCCTTAATAGCTTCATGAAAAACTTGTGGTACCTTTTAATATTATGTGGTACTATTGTTGTGGTACTGTTATTGTGTTACTCAATTTGTGCTAAAGGTTACTATTTCTTAATAATTAATTGAAATGAAGATATTTTTATAATAGCAGATAAGTAAGCAGTTAATTTTATAATCATTAGATAAACAAACGTAAGCTAAAATAAACCACGACTCCTATAGTCCTACATTTATTACTTATCATTGCTTTGCTGTTGCAAGAACATAAATGTTTCGTTAACAGCTGTATGTTGACTTGTTACGACTGTTGACCGGCTGAGGGCGCTGTGACGTAGTTGGATGAATGGTGGTAttgtaagaaaagaaaagaagaagaagaaaaataaagcagtcATAAGGACGCGGTTCTTACGGATGTCTCTgctatttcatttcattttacagtGGTATAGAATACCACCCAGTAAGCCTGATTATTGTTCTCCTCGGAGTTAGattcagtaaaataataaacaccACGTTAGTGTTCAGTCGCATGTTGCTGGTAATAATAATAGCCTCTGTGTTTTACTCACGGTCGCTCAAAACATCGTAGGCTTCACCCAGCTGTCTGAATTGCTCCACGCTTCCGGTTTGTCCATAGTTGGGTTGGTGACATTTCAACGCAAGATGTCGATATCTACGAAAAGAAAACGTAACAATAACACGCCGGATATGAAACCTATCATTAACTTCGGTTGTATTTAGTTGCCTGAAACAACATTTGGTATTTAAGCAAACCCATACGCTTTGTTGATATCCGAGTTTGATGCATTCCGGTTTATTTCCAAGGTCTCGTAATAATCCTTGTCCATTGTGAATGAAAAAACTTTACATTTTGGCTTTAGGCGGATGTTTCTATTGGTCGCTATGGTAACGGCTTCTCGGGAAGCTCGCTAGACAGTGACGTGATCTTAACCCAATCGTGGGCGGTGACAGATTAAGGCGCTAAAGTGCTGGGGGTTATAAATAATCCCCAGGACtatgtaatatattataaaaattataattatttaataatgttctatcagtctgtggtcgccagcatcctgggtttttttttttagtgtttagCTTTGTGTTGTCTTCTCACTCTCATGCCATCATATTGATTTATCTTACCTGACTGAAAGCTGTCATACTAAGGAAGTTGTAAACTCCACTGCATAtagatgttaatttttttgttagtcTTGACCAAAAATCATGGCTTGATGAACTTGTGCTGAGGggtaaatgtaaatgaatctACATGCTACAGCAGTTCAGCTGTCTTCatcaggaaaagacagaaactTCCACCtcttaatacaaaataaaatgatttatgactTTGACACGGCATTACCATTGACAAATCCCAAAGAGATCACGAATCAGTTCTGTTGATAtctttataaaatgttaaatttcaaAATTGCAATCATCTGAATCATGCAGTGAACCTGGGTCTCAGGCAGTCTGGTTTTGTTTCACACTAAGTCCCATGATTACATGCAGCATCCTAACCTAAATTAATTAGGTGTGTCCGTCCAATATTGTATTACGGTGCTGGGTCAGTGCAATGGCCCCTTTTGGAGCCACTAGCCCCATTAGCCACATGTGCTCTCTCTGCACTGACAAGTCAAACTCcgtacagtacagtattatgGTATACACCTATGCGGTCCATAGCACATCAGACAGGTTTACTATCATCATGCCCACACAGCAGTCAAATCTGATCCATAACCTTAGCTCATAATTATGTACAATAAGTGGTGGTGTTATTTGTGGAAGACAAGAATAATTAATAAAGACATCATAGAATTCTATTCAAATCAtagttacaaataaaaatgaatgccAGCAAATGCcacaaatgtaattttattctttcatttaaaaccattccacacagaaacaaaggaCTACCATGCTACACAAATCAGACTCTCCTTATGTTCACACAAATATTGCACGGTATTATCAGTATGATCGAATAGCCATTGAGAGGTGCTAGAGGGAAGAGCAGACAGTGTCTGATTCTATTTACGGTaaaggtggtggaggtggatgcataTTTGATTAGTGACTGAGGATTCATatcaaaagtgaaaatattaacaggcataaaaaagaaaatgaatccaatagaaataaatattatgTCATTGtggattaaatataaatgtagaaCAATCACTAACTAAAGATCaattccaaaaaataaaaaaataagcaaaagtGTTCCATAAAACATCAACCCAAACTAAACCCAATCCCACAAGGTCCTCTAAAATTACACTCCAAAAGGCATAGATCTAAAATTTATTATCAGAGCAATTGTTTctatctgtaaatgtctttagataagaaaattaaagaacTATCCacataaaaattcaaaaaaatgtcagaGTAAGCCAAAGTAAAAATATCTCTTCTCTAGAGTGGGAGGAtaagatgatgatggtaatgctCTAAGAATTGTGTTGTCGCCATTGCAGGTGAAATGCTTGAGCTTTTCTGAGATCATCCAGTGTGACTCGTCGGGTCATGCTGGTACGTGTGGGAGTGTTGTGATTGCTGGTGCAGGTACCACAAAGCAACACATTCAGATTAAAATAAGCTCAGGGCTATACCTCTCAAGTTCAACTACATCACACCAGTTTACAGTGTACACGTCAACATTGAGAAGTCCTGACTTATTTACTGCGACATGACTTTTGCTGCTGTTATAAAACAGTATTCCAGATAAAAACAGTGTGTTCATATCCCAAATCAGGGGTGAATCTGCACCAATCAATTGCAACTGTAAAAATCATGTCAACCAATAAATGCACAAGACATTTACATTGTGCCTATTAATATTAAAGCAAGCTTTTAGAGAGGATTCTCACTCTTAAACACATACGGTACTTTGATTTTGTTCAGTTTGGTACAAAAAGCCATCCTTAGACACCAACGTGCTGTGACTCAAAACTCTTCTGCCAGACAGATAACAGGGCCTCTGTGAAGAGAGCTGTGCTCTGTGAACGTTGTTCCAACGTATGTGTTTCACAGTGCAAATATTCCAAGTAAGTGATTCATGACTTTCAGAGAGTCCTGGCAAGAGGATAGGAATCACCAGTGGTGGGGGAGAACAGATGTAGTGTGCTCTTTCTGGCTGGGGAACAGAGGCAAGGTGCAGTGAAGGGtacagatgcagaaaaaaatgactggggcaagacaaaaaaagccagagagagagaaatattcTGCaatgatatatttatatatatatgggcATTAGCAGGAACAGCCTCCTTCACTGGCAGGTAGCTCTGGTGGCTTCTCCAGCTTTATGTCAATCACTGAAGGGGTTGAGAGTTAAGGAAACTCACTGGATTGAGTCAAATGCAATTTTGTACCGCCAACGAGAGGATGTTAGAACAACACTTTTTTCTGGTCTATAATCACTtcattgaaaaaatgtttttttaaaaattgtatatCCTgttttaatccccgaagggcAATTAAGAATCCACTCTTCACACAGGTTAGTGGGtatattcatatacagtatagtgtgtacaggcccgtaacacacacaagctcccactcgcgcgcgcgcgcgcgcacacacacacacacacacacacaccctgtgggAATGCAGGTGAGGCGGAGGTAGTTTTCAGTTTTTCTATTTAacaaaatgcaatattttaagttttaaacaATCAGTGAGTGGGGGCTCATTACATGCTGTCTCAGCTCAGCAAATATAAAGGTTAACCAGGATTAAACAATAGTTGAAAGTTAAGTTCTGTCTTGAGCTTTATAGTCGGGCTATTCTGAAGAGGGCGAGGAGgactcctcctgctcttccttcTTGTCACAGACAGACATTGACATGTAACCAAAGGATACTGTCCTCTCTACTCTTGTCCTGTGTGGTGTCCATGCCAGGGAGAGCAGCTGCTACACGACGGAAAAGCTGAAGTAAAGAGAAGCAAATTTCTGTCAAACAATTAAATATCATCAACTctggtaaaaacaaacaaaaaaatgcaatatgacatttttaaaaaattgagttgTAGCTCAGTCAGGAAGTCAATCAGAACATTTATCATTTGCTGTTAAGTTAGAAATCTGAGCTTCTGCAAGGCGACATGACTTCACAAGAGACTGTAATTGTACTGAAAGCTTCCATTATTAGAGCGTAGAGCATTTATGCAACTGAGGGATTCAGATGATTTTCAGTgttgaatgaataatgaatcaaCATGCCTGCCCTTCACTAAACAGCATTGCACAGACCTAGACTTGATACACATGCAGATTTCACAGCAACAAAAATATTGCCAACATGCTAATCAGTCAAGTGGGGAGTATTGATTTGCAAACCCTCTAGACACACTTCTACGGCTGTGTGATCAAAGCCTGACCAATACCAATCATTACTTCTGGTGGGTGGTAGAGAGCTTGAAAAACAAATCCACACATCTTACTTTCCATCAGAGGAAGCTGATGCTTAAACCTTTATGCACACATGCGTGTGAAATAGAAGCTGAACCAGAAGGCAGCACGAGCacgatgaacacacacacagaaaggtgCACACGCTCTACCTGTTTGACATTGTAGCCTGTCTTTGCACTTGTTTCAATAAACAGAACATTCATGTCTTTTGCTCTTtgttctccctcctctgtgGTTATCTGTCTGTGATGAGCCACGAGTCAtcgcacacaacacacaaacacccacagagaCAGCAACACATCGCCACAGATATTGACAAGAAGacaagagggggaaaaaaacacagactgTGATTATGTCGTAGTGGACTAACAAGCCGTGCccctcgccgccgccgctgctgatACCTTTGCTCCGGACCAAAAGCCAGTCAGTAGCCCTTTAGGCGGGTCATGTCAGCTGAGCTCCTCCAAAACAAGGGGCATGCAGTAAATCTGGACTTTAAATTATAGTTCACTCAAAGATCCAGCTGGTGGAAGAGTTGGAAAATTTGAAGACTTTTGGAGGAGGAGCCCAGGCAGCAGCATTTACAGCAGGACTACAGAGCACGACTCACACAGACTCTTACCTGCTTTACATTGTAGCCAGCTTTTGCACTAGTCTcaataaacattacatttagttcTTTGGCTTTCCTCTCACCCTCTTCAATAGATACTTGCCTGTGATAGATAAGGGGATTGAGAGATACACAGTGCAAGACATAACAAAATTACTTAATGAAACAGGTAAATACAGATTACACTGAAGAAATTTTCAAGCATCACAGCTGTCAACTATCAAAATTATACATGAGATAAGCCTGATAACGTTTACACAGTCAATAACAAAGTGGAATGAAACAGAGGGCATAAAAATGACCAAAGTCACACAAAGCCCTGACATCAACAAAGGGTGAAGGTAACTATGACCTAATGATGCCTCATAAGGCGCTCAGGAACTCACTATCGACAAGCCAGCAGCAACAGTCAATGACTTCATTAGTGTGCTCTTAAAAGAGGGAGCCTGCTTACAGAGGCAGGGGGATGGAGGAACAGATTACCTTTTGTCTGCAAGATCGGTCTTGTTTCCCACCAACATAataatgacatcacttcctctctccGTTCTCACATCATCAATCCATTTTGTGGTTTGCTGGAAGGAGTTGACATCTGAAAATTtgggaaaagcagaaagcagAGCATCAGTATTCAGGAGATTCTATGCTTTGCGTGTGTGAAAAGGAGGCAACGAGGACAACTCGACCAAATCTTATGTATATTAAGTATTTATATATGCAtttgaaaaaacacacatgctTCTGACCATTTAAAATTGCTGTGCAAATAACAGGACAAGATTCATGTGTTGTACAAAGACAACTGGACTTGTAGGGAGATTTCTAGATATTTAACCCAGTAGTGGTAAATATGTGGAACTCCCCACCAGCTGTTCAGAACTGGAGAAGCCTCTTAAATTGTGaggcgaaatgtcttcaagcaTTTCTTAAAAGTcaatttcactttatttcacaCAAAGATGTAACATGACCGGGATGACTGAAAACGTGTAATTTTTATAAAACACTGAGTGCACAGGCAGTACACCTACTTGTGATGTCGTACActacaacagcagcagcagaatctCTGATATAACTTGGGATGAGGCTACGAAATCGCTCTTGTCCTGCCGTGTCCCACAACTGCAACCTAATCTATGTGGCGGGAAGG is part of the Antennarius striatus isolate MH-2024 chromosome 13, ASM4005453v1, whole genome shotgun sequence genome and harbors:
- the LOC137606525 gene encoding ras-related protein Rab-6A isoform X1 → MSAAGDFGNPLRKFKLVFLGEQSVGKTSLITRFMYDSFDNTYQATIGIDFLSKTMYLEDRTIRLQLWDTAGQERFRSLIPSYIRDSAAAVVVYDITNVNSFQQTTKWIDDVRTERGSDVIIMLVGNKTDLADKRQITTEEGEQRAKDMNVLFIETSAKTGYNVKQLFRRVAAALPGMDTTQDKSREDMIDIKLEKPPELPASEGGCSC
- the LOC137606525 gene encoding ras-related protein Rab-6A isoform X2, which gives rise to MSAAGDFGNPLRKFKLVFLGEQSVGKTSLITRFMYDSFDNTYQATIGIDFLSKTMYLEDRTIRLQLWDTAGQERFRSLIPSYIRDSAAAVVVYDITNVNSFQQTTKWIDDVRTERGSDVIIMLVGNKTDLADKRQVSIEEGERKAKELNVMFIETSAKAGYNVKQLFRRVAAALPGMDTTQDKSREDMIDIKLEKPPELPASEGGCSC
- the dnajb13 gene encoding dnaJ homolog subfamily B member 13, encoding MDKDYYETLEINRNASNSDINKAYRHLALKCHQPNYGQTGSVEQFRQLGEAYDVLSDPQKKAIYDKFGEEGLKGGTPPEYGSSGAWSSRYIYHGNPEKTFKQFFGGDNPFAAFVTNDAPLHFGGLRPEEMKMQDTHIERDLHLSLDDLFHGCIRKIKISRRVMNDDGHTSSIKDKILTINVKPGWEEGTRITFPKEGDQGPNNIPADIVFIIRQKSHPVFVRQANDLILKAQISLEKALTGFSVDVKTLDGKRLNVPINDIVHPAYKKIVTGEGMPLSQDCSQRGDLIITFDIQFPENLSAEKKQLIKQALAFK